A section of the Procambarus clarkii isolate CNS0578487 chromosome 38, FALCON_Pclarkii_2.0, whole genome shotgun sequence genome encodes:
- the LOC138372366 gene encoding uncharacterized protein isoform X6, giving the protein MQTAPTIKKKKILDLGMVDDTESSTMSVTNPFTAAALRPQVSRINMPGRSTPASILAEGLQTLAILAKENLHREYFKINSALQKKCEYMKRSLNIENLNYLKPSNKKGKGENYCRIIEINQTQRSNLSEGRYDLYTPIFRCKCGYVDEELGKAMHQSGFYSTGRNSSTFYSINLLDSWHFLKRSSPGTSLQALVSALELFGASRGRHGPINFETTKRVFFEWRFHQYELGRIKGEFDKGCPACDTTPVAVHIDGNKKLYRYNKVGRGIRNSYYSGGIFACDKEVQDHVSTIQNLKTQSSHMCGVSTLKAAKNKPVSFRSLDETGISMASCRHGIILAALNMYQGELYSYAHYLQMNRLQNVSFICQDIICKYWPWALKISSREQKFSLRQGKPFLGVLHAKGHSWYCQVLYGGRWQEGSGLTSGEEAEQVFSYLSRYNNNTKNMLKAERTEELTEGALFWNHRKINGMPRALVARFRKATETAAAVSNEIHRLNVPESVIEKWRSELLIIARSLNNRSSANNIEHTIEAYGENIRHRKNQITTYAVSSKMRAVLRNKNEVEKKKLRDLIKIYNQNHPDLSEADVLTGILPWHNLLLHQNTSVSLTEKRSAVEKFELQKRCREEESLTIQEMITWLQYYKKKRDKISEYIQELQCDSFPSCLCKDSNTYTIENPILSEEEKRGLLALLKQGQKQCADKLTEAKHLFSSYQPNEVYEPFLELLESDEDEDMYLQNE; this is encoded by the exons atgcaaactgcacctactatcaagaagaagaagatcctAGATTTGGGCATG gtAGATGATACAGAAAGCAGTACAATGTCTGTCACAAATCCTTTTACTGCGGCAGCATTAAGACCACAAGTCAGTAGAATAAATATGCCTGGAAGATCGACCCCAGCCAGCATACTAGCAG AAGGTCTCCAGACACTAGCAATTTTAGCTAAAGAGAACCTTCATCGTGAATATTTTAAAATAAACTCGGCTCTCCAGAAAAAATGTGAATATATGAAGCGAAGTTTAAATATTGAGAACCTAAATTATCTGAAGCCTTCAAACAAGAAAGGAAAAGGAGAAAATTACTGCAGGATTATTGAAATCAATCAAACACAACGTTCAAACTTATCAGAAG GAAGGTATGATCTGTATACCCCAATATTTAGGTGCAAGTGCGGATATGTAGATGAAGAACTTGGGAAAGCCATGCACCAGTCTGGATTTTATTCAACTGGAAGAAATAGTAGCACTTTCTACAGCATAAATCTATTGGATTCCTGGCATTTTCTCAAGAGAAGCAGCCCTGGAACTTCTCTTCAGGCATTAGTTAGTGCACTGGAATTATTTGGTGCTTCTCGAGGGCGT CATGGTCCCATCAATTTTGAAACAACAAAAAGAGTCTTCTTTGAATGGCGTTTCCATCAGTATGAACTTGGGAGAATAAAAGGAGAATTTGACAAGGGGTGCCCTGCATGTGATACAACACCTGTGGCtgtacatattgatggcaacaagaaactgtatcgttacaacaaagttgggag AGGGATCAGAAACTCATATTATTCTGGTGGTATCTTCGCTTGTGACAAAGAAGTTCAAGATCACGTTTCCactattcagaaccttaaaactcAA AGTAGCCATATGTGTGGAGTGTCGACATTGAAAGCTGCCAAAAATAAACCTGTTTCATTTAGAAGTTTGGATGAAACTGGCATAAGCATGGCTTCCTGTCGACATGGAATTATTCTTGCTGCATTAAATATGTATCAGGGAGAGCTCTACAGTTATGCCCACTATTTGCAAATGAACCGTTTACAAAATGTGTCCTTCATATGCCAGGATATCATCTGTAAATACTGGCCATGGGCCTTAAAGATTTCATCAAGAGAACAGAAGTTCTCACTTAGGCaaggaaagccttttttaggagtcctacatgccaaaggacattcttggtattgtcag GTTTTGTATGGAGGGCGGTGGCAAGAAGGAAGTGGCCTGACATCTGGGGAGGAGGCAGAGCAAGTATTTTCCTACCTTTCAAGATATAACAACAACACTAAGAACATGCTTAAAGCTG AGCGTACAGAAGAACTGACAGAGGGGGCACTCTTTTGGAATCACAGAAAAATTAATGGAATGCCTCGGGCATTAGTTGCCAGATTCAGAAAG gcCACAGAGACAGCTGCAGCAGTTTCAAATGAGATTCACAGGCTTAATGTCCCAGAATCTGTTATTGAGAAATGGAGATCAGAATTACTGATCATTGCAAGATCCTTAAATAACAGATCCTCTGCCAATAACATTGAGCATACGATCGAGGCATATGGAGAGAATATAAGGCATCGCAAAAATCAGATTACCACTTATGCAG TTTCATCTAAAATGAGAGCTGTATTGAGAAACAAAAATGAAGTTGAGAAAAAAAAACTACGAGATCTCATAAAAATCTACAATCAGAACCATCCGGATTTGTCTGAAGCAGATGTTTTAACAGGCATCCTTccatggcacaatttattgcTTCATCAAAACACAAGTG TGTCCCTGACTGAAAAAAGAAGTGCAGTGGAAAAGTTTGAGCTCCAGAAGAGATGTAGAGAGGAGGAATCACTAACCATTCAAGAAATGATAACATGGTTACAGTACTACAAAAAGAAAAGGGACAAAATATCCGAGTATATTCAAGAATTACAATGTGATTCTTTCCCTTCATGTCTCTGCAAG GATTCTAACACGTACACCATTGAAAACCCAATTCTGTCAGAAGAAGAGAAACGTGGATTATTGGCTCTTCTCAAGCAGGGTCAAAAGCAATGTGCTGACAAGCTTACTGAAGCCAAACATTTATTTAGTTCCTACCAGCCAAATGAGGTCTATGAGCCTTTCTTGGAGCTCTTAGAAAGTGATGAAGAtgaagacatgtatttacaaaatgaatag
- the LOC138372366 gene encoding uncharacterized protein isoform X1, with the protein MQTAPTIKKKKILDLGMVDDTESSTMSVTNPFTAAALRPQVSRINMPGRSTPASILAEGLQTLAILAKENLHREYFKINSALQKKCEYMKRSLNIENLNYLKPSNKKGKGENYCRIIEINQTQRSNLSEALLPASLSPPHIQSSDFSTSVPTYTQTYLPAAEQTPKSLNSVLAAELEEIYESQASISDWQKRRKNSEIKWGERRSMLFSWTLSKLGVPDKGKCCVQCRSCEASIKCEDCFHFLCHKCDQQQHFVMPFHQRFCWKNGFFEPLDPTQTVCSDGNVIHWKPVVPAHPPNSCPNCSESKFTTLSSNNLCIFVTLSGRYDLYTPIFRCKCGYVDEELGKAMHQSGFYSTGRNSSTFYSINLLDSWHFLKRSSPGTSLQALVSALELFGASRGRHGPINFETTKRVFFEWRFHQYELGRIKGEFDKGCPACDTTPVAVHIDGNKKLYRYNKVGRGIRNSYYSGGIFACDKEVQDHVSTIQNLKTQSSHMCGVSTLKAAKNKPVSFRSLDETGISMASCRHGIILAALNMYQGELYSYAHYLQMNRLQNVSFICQDIICKYWPWALKISSREQKFSLRQGKPFLGVLHAKGHSWYCQVLYGGRWQEGSGLTSGEEAEQVFSYLSRYNNNTKNMLKAERTEELTEGALFWNHRKINGMPRALVARFRKATETAAAVSNEIHRLNVPESVIEKWRSELLIIARSLNNRSSANNIEHTIEAYGENIRHRKNQITTYAVSSKMRAVLRNKNEVEKKKLRDLIKIYNQNHPDLSEADVLTGILPWHNLLLHQNTSVSLTEKRSAVEKFELQKRCREEESLTIQEMITWLQYYKKKRDKISEYIQELQCDSFPSCLCKDSNTYTIENPILSEEEKRGLLALLKQGQKQCADKLTEAKHLFSSYQPNEVYEPFLELLESDEDEDMYLQNE; encoded by the exons atgcaaactgcacctactatcaagaagaagaagatcctAGATTTGGGCATG gtAGATGATACAGAAAGCAGTACAATGTCTGTCACAAATCCTTTTACTGCGGCAGCATTAAGACCACAAGTCAGTAGAATAAATATGCCTGGAAGATCGACCCCAGCCAGCATACTAGCAG AAGGTCTCCAGACACTAGCAATTTTAGCTAAAGAGAACCTTCATCGTGAATATTTTAAAATAAACTCGGCTCTCCAGAAAAAATGTGAATATATGAAGCGAAGTTTAAATATTGAGAACCTAAATTATCTGAAGCCTTCAAACAAGAAAGGAAAAGGAGAAAATTACTGCAGGATTATTGAAATCAATCAAACACAACGTTCAAACTTATCAGAAG CCCTTCTGCCTGCTTCTCTTTCACCTCCACACATTCAAAGTTCTGACTTCTCAACTAGTGTACCAACATATACTCAAACATATTTACCAGCTGCAGAACAAACACCAAAATCATTGAATTCTG tacttgctgcagaactGGAGGAAATTTATGAATCTCAAGCAAGCATTTCTGAttggcaaaaaagaagaaaaaatagtGAGATTAAATGGGGAGAACGTAGGTCAATGCTGTTTAGCTGGACATTGTCAAagttgggtgttccagataaag GCAAATGTTGTGTACAATGTAGAAGTTGTGAGGCAAGCATAAAATGTGAAGACTGCTTTCATTTTTTGTGTCATAAATGTGATCAGCAGCAGCATTTTGTAATGCCTTTCCACCAGCGATTCTGCTGGAAAAATGGGTTCTTCGAGCCTTTAGACCCAACACAAACTGTGTGTTCAGATGGGAATGTCATTCACTGGA AGCCTGTTGTACCAGCACATCCACCTAATTCCTGCCCAAACTGCAGTGAGAGCAAGTTCACAACTTTAAGCTCCAATAATTTGTGCATCTTTGTAACTTTAAGTG GAAGGTATGATCTGTATACCCCAATATTTAGGTGCAAGTGCGGATATGTAGATGAAGAACTTGGGAAAGCCATGCACCAGTCTGGATTTTATTCAACTGGAAGAAATAGTAGCACTTTCTACAGCATAAATCTATTGGATTCCTGGCATTTTCTCAAGAGAAGCAGCCCTGGAACTTCTCTTCAGGCATTAGTTAGTGCACTGGAATTATTTGGTGCTTCTCGAGGGCGT CATGGTCCCATCAATTTTGAAACAACAAAAAGAGTCTTCTTTGAATGGCGTTTCCATCAGTATGAACTTGGGAGAATAAAAGGAGAATTTGACAAGGGGTGCCCTGCATGTGATACAACACCTGTGGCtgtacatattgatggcaacaagaaactgtatcgttacaacaaagttgggag AGGGATCAGAAACTCATATTATTCTGGTGGTATCTTCGCTTGTGACAAAGAAGTTCAAGATCACGTTTCCactattcagaaccttaaaactcAA AGTAGCCATATGTGTGGAGTGTCGACATTGAAAGCTGCCAAAAATAAACCTGTTTCATTTAGAAGTTTGGATGAAACTGGCATAAGCATGGCTTCCTGTCGACATGGAATTATTCTTGCTGCATTAAATATGTATCAGGGAGAGCTCTACAGTTATGCCCACTATTTGCAAATGAACCGTTTACAAAATGTGTCCTTCATATGCCAGGATATCATCTGTAAATACTGGCCATGGGCCTTAAAGATTTCATCAAGAGAACAGAAGTTCTCACTTAGGCaaggaaagccttttttaggagtcctacatgccaaaggacattcttggtattgtcag GTTTTGTATGGAGGGCGGTGGCAAGAAGGAAGTGGCCTGACATCTGGGGAGGAGGCAGAGCAAGTATTTTCCTACCTTTCAAGATATAACAACAACACTAAGAACATGCTTAAAGCTG AGCGTACAGAAGAACTGACAGAGGGGGCACTCTTTTGGAATCACAGAAAAATTAATGGAATGCCTCGGGCATTAGTTGCCAGATTCAGAAAG gcCACAGAGACAGCTGCAGCAGTTTCAAATGAGATTCACAGGCTTAATGTCCCAGAATCTGTTATTGAGAAATGGAGATCAGAATTACTGATCATTGCAAGATCCTTAAATAACAGATCCTCTGCCAATAACATTGAGCATACGATCGAGGCATATGGAGAGAATATAAGGCATCGCAAAAATCAGATTACCACTTATGCAG TTTCATCTAAAATGAGAGCTGTATTGAGAAACAAAAATGAAGTTGAGAAAAAAAAACTACGAGATCTCATAAAAATCTACAATCAGAACCATCCGGATTTGTCTGAAGCAGATGTTTTAACAGGCATCCTTccatggcacaatttattgcTTCATCAAAACACAAGTG TGTCCCTGACTGAAAAAAGAAGTGCAGTGGAAAAGTTTGAGCTCCAGAAGAGATGTAGAGAGGAGGAATCACTAACCATTCAAGAAATGATAACATGGTTACAGTACTACAAAAAGAAAAGGGACAAAATATCCGAGTATATTCAAGAATTACAATGTGATTCTTTCCCTTCATGTCTCTGCAAG GATTCTAACACGTACACCATTGAAAACCCAATTCTGTCAGAAGAAGAGAAACGTGGATTATTGGCTCTTCTCAAGCAGGGTCAAAAGCAATGTGCTGACAAGCTTACTGAAGCCAAACATTTATTTAGTTCCTACCAGCCAAATGAGGTCTATGAGCCTTTCTTGGAGCTCTTAGAAAGTGATGAAGAtgaagacatgtatttacaaaatgaatag